One region of Mangifera indica cultivar Alphonso chromosome 3, CATAS_Mindica_2.1, whole genome shotgun sequence genomic DNA includes:
- the LOC123211725 gene encoding D-3-phosphoglycerate dehydrogenase 2, chloroplastic-like, with amino-acid sequence MHQLSPQFLPSNSMATSIFYFSSSTKPFFAPLFSSSKSSCISFHPTFLNLSHSHHISPSLSVAVSLKTQEIVSSNFENLEQLISEDRPSILVSEKLGNAGLQVLSGFGKVECCYDLSQEELCARISKFDALIVRSGTKVTRQVFEAAKGGLKVVGRAGVGIDNVDLQAATEFGCLVVNAPTANTIAAAEHGIALLAAMARNVAQADASMKSGKWQRNKYVGVSLVGKTLAVMGFGKVGSEVARRARGLGMNVIAYDPYCPADRARAVGVDLVSFDQALATADFFSLHMPLTPTTANIFNDQTFSKMKKGVRIINVARGGVIDEDALVRALDNGTVAQAALDVFCQEPPEKESKLVHHENVTVTPHLGASTKEAQEGVAIEIAEAVVGALNGELSATAVNAPMVPAEVLSELAPYVLLAEKLGRLAVQLVSGGSGIKTVKVTYRSSRNPDDLDTRILRAMITKGIIEPISSSFINLVNADFTAKQKGLRISEERVVVDSSQEFPIDSIQVHVSSVDSKFASSVLDNGDISIEGKVKNRLPHLTCIGSFAVDVSLEGNLLLCRQMDQPGVIGKVGNILAKHNVNVNFMSVGRTYRRKQAVMAIGTDEEPSKEALKELGNVPAIEEFVLLEL; translated from the exons ATGCACCAACTCTCACCACAATTCCTTCCCTCCAATTCAATGGCTacttccattttttatttttcttcatcaaCCAAACCCTTCTTCGCACCTCTCTTTTCCTCCTCAAAATCTTCCTGCATTTCTTTCCACCCCACCTTTCTCAACCTCTCCCATTCTCATCATATTTCTCCTTCATTGTCCGTCGCAGTATCCCTGAAGACCCAAGAGATCGTGTCCTCCAACTTCGAGAATCTTGAGCAACTCATTTCGGAAGATAGGCCTTCCATCCTGGTCTCCGAGAAGCTTGGAAATGCTGGACTTCAGGTTTTGAGTGGCTTCGGAAAAGTTGAGTGCTGTTATGATCTTTCTCAGGAGGAATTGTGTGCCAGGATCTCCAAGTTTGATGCGTTGATTGTGAGGAGTGGTACCAAGGTTACTCGCCAGGTTTTTGAGGCCGCCAAGGGGGGGTTGAAGGTCGTCGGACGAGCTGGTGTTGGCATTGACAATGTAGATCTCCAGGCCGCCACGGAGTTCGGCTGTTTGGTGGTTAATGCCCCCACCGCCAACACCATCGCAGCCGCGGAACATGGCATCGCGTTGCTCGCTGCCATGGCCAGAAATGTTGCTCAGGCTGATGCTTCCATGAAATCTG GAAAATGGCAGAGGAACAAGTATGTGGGAGTGTCCTTGGTTGGAAAGACATTGGCAGTGATGGGATTTGGGAAAGTTGGGTCAGAAGTTGCAAGACGAGCAAGGGGTTTGGGCATGAATGTTATTGCTTATGACCCATATTGCCCAGCTGACAGAGCCCGTGCTGTTGGTGTTGATTTGGTCTCTTTTGATCAGGCTCTTGCTACTGCAGATTTCTTCTCCCTCCATATGCCTCTCACTCCCACCACTGCTAACATTTTCAACgaccaaactttttctaaaatgaagAAGGGAGTTCGCATCATCAATGTAGCAAGAGGTGGCGTTATTGATGAAGATGCATTAGTCAGAGCTCTTGATAATGGAACAGTTGCCCAG GCAGCACTTGATGTATTCTGTCAAGAGCCTCCGGAAAAAGAGAGTAAGCTAGTGCATCATGAGAATGTTACTGTCACACCTCATCTTGGAGCTAGTACCAAGGAAGCACAG GAAGGAGTTGCTATTGAGATAGCAGAGGCTGTAGTTGGAGCGTTGAACGGGGAACTTTCTGCTACTGCCGTCAATGCTCCAATGGTTCCTGCTGAAGTATTGTCGGAGTTGGCTCCATATGTTTTGCTAGCTGAGAAGCTTGGTAGGCTAGCTGTGCAGTTGGTGTCTGGTGGGAGTGGAATCAAAACTGTAAAGGTGACCTATAGATCATCTCGAAACCCAGATGACTTGGACACAAGAATTCTACGAGCCATGATCACAAAAGGCATCATTGAACCGATATCATCCTCATTTATCAATCTGGTAAACGCAGACTTCACAGCTAAGCAGAAAGGTCTCCGCATTAGTGAAGAACGTGTGGTTGTGGATTCATCCCAAGAGTTCCCCATAGATTCAATCCAGGTGCATGTATCCAGTGTTGATTCTAAGTTTGCTAGCTCTGTTTTAGACAATGGAGATATAAGCATTGAGGGTAAAGTGAAAAATAGGTTACCTCACTTGACATGTATCGGATCATTTGCCGTGGACGTGAGCCTGGAAGGGAACTTGCTTCTCTGCAGGCAGATGGATCAACCTGGAGTGATTGGCAAGGTTGGTAACATACTTGCAAAGCACAATGTGAATGTCAACTTCATGAGTGTAGGGAGAACTTACAGGAGAAAACAAGCTGTCATGGCAATTGGAACTGATGAAGAACCAAGCAAAGAGGCTCTCAAGGAATTAGGCAATGTGCCTGCCATTGAAGAGTTTGTGCTGCTTGAGTTGTAG
- the LOC123211724 gene encoding exocyst complex component EXO84B-like — MSATKTARSRAAPAKENGAAKVEEGLNLFKSDKFDADVYVKSKCSLNEKELKQLCSYLLDLKKASAEEMRRSVYANYAAFIRTSKEISDLEGELSSIRNLLSTQAALIHGLAEGVHIDSSSVKVSDVSDSNGDSLNLENRGSSDIEKWSVEFPDLLDVLLAERRVDEALAAFDEGERLVAEAKQNKTLDPAVIQSLQSVENAIIERRQRLADQLAEAACQPSTRGAELRAAISALKKLGDGPRAHSLLLNAHYQRYQYNMQSLRPSSTSYGGAYTAALSQLVFSSIAQAASDSLAIFGRERVYTSELVMWATKQTEAFALLVKRHALASSAAAGGLRAAAECVQIALGHCSLLEARGLALCPVLLKLFRPSVEQALDANLRRIEESTAALVAADDWVLTLHPTGTRQSGRSTTASLGSAVQHKLTSSAHRFALMVQDFFEDVGPLLSMQLGGQTLEGLFQVFNSYVGILIKALPGSMEEEESFEGSGNKIVRMAETEAQQISLYANASVLADELLPRAAMKLSPMNQANYRDDTQRRTPDRQNRHPEQREWKRRLVNSVDRLKDAFCRQHALDLIFTEDGDSHLSADMYINMDGNVDELEWFPSSIFQELYVKLNRMASIAADMFVGRERFATLLLMRLTDTVILWLSNDQSFWDDIEDGPRPLGPLGLQQFCLDMKFVICFASQGRYLSRNLHRVVNEIISKAIAAFAATGMDPYSVLPEDDWFNDICQEAMERLSGKPKELNSPTASVSAQSISSVRSHGSS; from the exons ATGTCAGCAACCAAGACGGCTCGGTCTCGGGCAGCGCCGGCTAAGGAAAACGGCGCCGCCAAAGTTGAGGAAGGTTTGAACTTGTTCAAGTCAGACAAATTCGACGCCGATGTCTATGTCAAGTCCAAGTGCTCTCTTAACGAAAAG GAATTAAAGCAGTTATGTTCGTATCTTCTGGATTTGAAGAAAGCTTCTGCTGAAGAAATGCGTAGAAGTGTGTATGCTAATTATGCGGCCTTCATTCG AACTTCAAAAGAGATATCAGATTTAGAGGGGGAACTTTCGTCCATCAGAAACCTGTTATCTACTCAAGCTGCTTTAATTCATGGTTTAGCTGAGGGAGTTCACATTGATTCCTCTTCTGTCAAAGTTTCTGACGTCTCTGATTCAAATGGTGATTCATTAAATCTTGAAAATAGAGGATCTTCTGACATAGAAAAATGGTCAGTAGAATTCCCTGATCTCCTTGACGTATTGTTAGCTGAGAGGAGAGTTGATGAAGCTCTTGCAGCTTTTGATGAAGGAGAAAGATTAGTTGCTGAAGCGAAGCAAAATAAAACTTTGGACCCTGCTGTCATTCAGTCTTTACAGAGTGTAGAGAATGCCATCATTGAACGCAGGCAAAGGTTAGCTGATCAGCTTGCTGAAGCTGCTTGCCAACCTTCCACTCGTGGTGCTGAGCTTCGTGCAGCCATATCAGCTCTTAAAAAACTTGGTGATGGCCCTCGTGCTCATAGTTTATTACTCAATGCACATTACCAGAGATATCAGTATAACATGCAAAGCCTTCGTCCATCAAGCACCTCATATGGAGGAGCATATACTGCTGCCCTCTCACAGTTGGTGTTCTCTTCTATTGCTCAAGCTGCTAGTGATTCATTGGCTATATTTGGTAGGGAGCGTGTTTATACGTCTGAGCTTGTGATGTGGGCTACAAAACAGACAGAAGCTTTTGCTCTTCTTGTAAAAAGACATGCCTTAGCTTCTTCGGCGGCTGCTGGTGGATTAAGAGCTGCTGCAGAGTGTGTTCAGATAGCTCTAGGTCATTGTTCTTTGTTGGAAGCTCGTGGCTTGGCACTTTGTCCGGTGCTCTTAAAACTCTTTAGGCCTAGTGTTGAACAAGCACTAGATGCTAATCTAAGACGAATTGAGGAGAGCACTGCTGCTTTGGTAGCTGCTGATGATTGGGTGCTTACCTTGCATCCAACAGGTACCCGTCAATCTGGAAGGTCTACCACTGCATCCCTTGGTAGTGCAGTGCAACATAAACTTACAAGTAGTGCTCATCGGTTCGCTTTGATGGTCCAG GATTTCTTTGAGGATGTTGGACCACTTTTAAGTATGCAGTTGGGAGGTCAAACATTGGAAGGCTTATTCCAGGTATTTAACTCGTATGTTGGCATTCTTATTAAGGCATTACCTGGAtcaatggaagaagaagaaagttttgAAGGTTCAGGAAACAAAATTGTGCGAATGGCTGAAACAGAAGCTCAGCAGATTTCATTATATGCCAATGCATCAGTACTAGCAGATGAACTATTACCACGTGCAGCCATGAAACTCTCTCCTATGAATCAAGCAAATTACCGGGATGATACTCAAAGAAGGACTCCAGATAGGCAAAATCGTCACCCTGAGCAACGAGAATGGAAGAGGCGACTTGTGAACTCAGTGGATAGATTAAAAGATGCTTTCTGTCGACAGCATGCTCTAGATCTCATTTTTACTGAAGATGGTGATAGCCATCTCAGTGCTGACATGTATATAAACATGGATGGAAATGTGGATGAGTTGGAATGGTTTCCATCTTCAATATTCcag GAACTTTATGTAAAACTAAACAGGATGGCTAGTATAGCGGCAGATATGTTTGTAGGAAGGGAAAGATTTGCGACACTACTATTGATGAGACTGACAGACACTGTCATTTTATGGCTTTCAAATGACCAAAGCTTTTGGGATGATATTGAGGATGGGCCCAGGCCTTTAGGACCTCTTGGTCTTCAACAA TTCTGTCTTGATATGAAGTTTGTCATATGCTTTGCTTCTCAAGGTCGCTACTTGTCACGGAATTTGCATAGAGTTGTCAATGAGATCATATCTAAAGCCATTGCAGCATTTGCTGCTACAGGCATGGATCCCTATAG TGTGCTGCCAGAGGATGATTGGTTTAATGACATTTGCCAAGAAGCAATGGAAAGATTAAGTGGGAAGCCTAAGGAACTTAACAGCCCAACTGCCTCTGTCTCAGCACAGTCAATTTCTTCTGTAAGATCCCATGGGAGTTCATAA
- the LOC123211730 gene encoding small nuclear ribonucleoprotein E-like, whose amino-acid sequence MASTKVQRIMTQPINLIFRFLQSKARIQIWLFEQKDLRIEGRIIGFDEYMNLVLDDAEEVSVKKKTRKSLGRILLKGDNITLMMNTGK is encoded by the exons ATGGCCAGCACGAAAGTCCAGAGGATTATGACCCAACCCATT AACCTGATTTTCAGGTTTCTCCAAAGC AAAGCACGCATTCAGATTTGGCTGTTTGAGCAGAAAGATCTGAGAATCGAAGGCCGAATCATT GGATTTGATGAGTACATGAATTTGGTTTTGGATGATGCTGAAGAAGTCAGTGTAAAGAAGAAGACCAGGAAGTCACTGG GGAGGATACTCTTGAAGGGAGACAATATTACTCTGATGATGAATAC GGGAAAATGA
- the LOC123211727 gene encoding RNA-binding protein with multiple splicing 2-like: MAGAGIHPYHQQWPPAPAPPSPQAAAPSPPPPVPYDNTSRPVRDEVRTIFITGLPEDVKERELQNLLRWLPGYEASQVNYKGEKPMGFALFSTAQFAVAAKDALQEMVFDAETKSVLHTEMAKKNLFVKRGIVADSNAYDQSKRLRTGGDYSHAGYTAPSPFHPPSAPVWGPHGYMAPAPPPYDPYGGYPVPPVPMPTPAPVPAPSSYVPIQNTKDNPPCNTLFIGNLGENINEEELRGLFSVQPGFKQMKVLRQERHTVCFIEFEDVNSATNVHHNLQGAVIPSSGSVGMRIQYSKNPFGKRKDGGHTITSPAANGVPPVLTYR, translated from the exons ATGGCGGGCGCTGGAATCCACCCATACCACCAGCAATGGCCGCCGGCACCAGCTCCACCCTCTCCACAGGCCGCTGCACCGTCTCCTCCTCCTCCCGTCCCTTACGACAACACTAGCCGACCTGTTCGTGATGAG GTTCGCACAATTTTCATAACCGGGCTGCCTGAAGACGTTAAGGAGAGAGAGCTACAGAACCTACTGAGATGGCTGCCTGGCTACGAGGCGTCACAAGTGAACTACAAGGGAGAAAAACCGATGGGTTTTGCTCTCTTCTCGACAGCCCAGTTTGCAGTTGCTGCGAAAGATGCACTTCAG GAAATGGTATTTGATGCAGAGACTAAATCTGTGCTGCACACTGAAATGGCCAAGAAAAATCTGTTTGTTAAGAGAG GAATAGTTGCAGATTCTAATGCATACGATCAAAGTAAACGTTTGCGGACTGGTGGTGACTATTCACATGCTGGTTATACAGCTCCATCTCCATTTCACCCTCCTTCTGCTCCTGTTTGGGGTCCACATGG GTATATGGCTCCTGCTCCTCCTCCGTATGACCCATATGGAGGTTATCCTGTTCCTCCAGTACCAATGCCTACTCCTGCTCCTGTACCAGCTCCTAGCAGTTATGTTCCTATTCAG AATACAAAAGATAACCCTCCTTGCAATACCTTGTTCATTGGTAACCTTGGAGAGAACATAAATGAGGAAGAGCTAAGGGGCCTATTCAGTGT GCAACCTGGTTTTAAGCAAATGAAGGTCTTGAGACAAGAAAGACATACTGTTTGCTTTATCGAGTTTGAA GATGTGAACAGTGCAACCAATGTGCATCATAATTTGCAGGGTGCTGTTATACCTAGTTCTGGTTCTGTCGGCATGCGGATACA ATATTCAAAGAATCCttttggaaaaagaaaggaTGGGGGCCACACTATTACTTCTCCAGCAGCAAATGGAGTTCCACCAGTTCTGACCTACCGGTAG
- the LOC123212483 gene encoding (R)-mandelonitrile lyase-like, which produces MKFVYNATDFPSEDYYDYIIVGGGTAGSPLAATLSESFKVLVLERGGVPYGKRNLMTQEGFLATLLDVDTYDSPGQAFRSEEGVPNARGRVLGGSSAINAGFYSRADQDFYQKSGMHWDLRVVNESYEWVEKLVVFRPELRGWQSAVRDGLLEAGVDPYNGFNLNHVLGTKIGGSTFDSSGRRHSAADLLSYAEGSNIRVAVYASVERILLASSSADSGAKQTAIGVVYRDAIGRYHHAMLRENGEVMVCAGAIGSPQLLLLSGIGPRPYLSTWGIPVAFHNPYVGQYLYDNPRNGISIVPPIPLDHSLIQVVGITELGAYVEAASNVIPFASPARSIFIGTPSSPLYVTVATLMEKIIGPVSSGTLRLASTDIRVNPIVRFNYFSNPVDIERCINGTRKIGDILRSRSMDIFKFRDWFGTRNFRFVGPALPVDQSNHAQMANFCRRTVSTIWHYHGGCVVGKVVDGEHRVLGIDALRIVDGSTFKISPGTNPQATLMMLGRYVGLKILKERVRNR; this is translated from the exons ATGAAGTTTGTGTATAATGCCACGGACTTTCCATCAGAGGACTACTATGACTACATTATTGTAGGAGGAGGCACTGCGGGGAGTCCATTAGCGGCAACACTCTCAGAATCTTTTAAAGTACTTGTTTTGGAACGTGGTGGTGTGCCTTATGGCAAACGCAATTTGATGACTCAAGAAGGGTTCTTGGCCACCCTCTTGGACGTTGATACTTATGATTCTCCTGGTCAAGCCTTCAGATCTGAGGAAGGAGTTCCAAATGCTCGAGGCCGTGTTCTTGGTGGAAGTAGTGCCATCAATGCTGGGTTTTATAGCCGGGCAGATCAAGATTTCTATCAGAAATCAGGTATGCATTGGGACCTTAGAGTTGTTAATGAGTCTTATGAGTGGGTAGAGAAGCTGGTTGTGTTTAGGCCTGAGTTGAGAGGTTGGCAATCTGCTGTTAGAGATGGGTTGTTGGAGGCTGGTGTTGATCCTTATAATgggtttaatttgaatcatGTTTTGGGGACTAAGATTGGTGGTTCAACTTTTGATAGTTCAGGTAGGCGGCATAGTGCTGCTGACCTTCTTAGTTATGCAGAAGGTTCGAATATTAGAGTTGCTGTTTATGCAAGTGTGGAGAGGATTTTGTTGGCATCTTCTTCAGCTGATTCTGGGGCTAAACAGACAGCAATTGGTGTGGTTTATCGTGATGCAATTGGGCGGTATCATCATGCAATGTTGAGGGAAAATGGTGAAGTGATGGTATGTGCTGGTGCTATTGGGAGTCCGCAGTTGTTGTTGTTGAGTGGCATTGGTCCAAGGCCTTATCTATCGACTTGGGGGATTCCAGTGGCATTTCATAATCCATATGTTGGGCAGTACCTTTATGATAATCCAAGGAATGGTATCTCAATTGTGCCTCCAATCCCACTAGATCACTCATTGATTCAGGTTGTTGGCATTACTGAATTAGGGGCTTATGTTGAAGCAGCCTCCAATGTTATCCCTTTTGCATCCCCAGCTCGGTCTATTTTCATCGGGACACCATCTTCGCCTCTTTACGTAACTGTGGCTACCCTCATGGAGAAGATTATTGGGCCAGTTTCAAGTGGTACATTAAGGCTGGCTTCAACCGACATCAGGGTGAATCCAATTGTTCGGTTTAATTACTTCAGCAACCCAGTGGATATTGAAAGGTGTATCAATGGCACACGCAAGATTGGTGACATTCTAAGGAGCCGATCCATGGATATTTTCAAGTTCAGAGATTGGTTTGGTACTAGGAATTTCAGGTTTGTAGGGCCTGCATTGCCTGTTGATCAATCTAACCATGCCCAAATGGCTAATTTCTGTCGTCGTACTGTTAGCACTATATGGCATTACCATGGAGGCTGTGTTGTGGGGAAAGTAGTCGATGGTGAACACCGTGTTCTTGGCATCGATGCTCTCCGAATTGTTGATGGATCAACGTTTAAAATATCACCAGGAACCAACCCTCAGGCTACCTTGATGATGCTTGGAAG ATATGTTGGATTGAAGATTCTAAAAGAGCGAGTGAGAAATCGATGA
- the LOC123211729 gene encoding uncharacterized protein LOC123211729 isoform X1 — protein sequence MIVMSTSHILHPPPLPLCSSFSRKTHFPCSRRCGLRLTISTGSQLFVGVKAQLSAWDEKPYEILPGGKISYLDEEDVVSFLDPPKELIPLDPASYNPAAYLWKKIEDIPEERRQRLLQLLKPRLISRAWEIAGTRYDDPKLAEKSASNLPSNDHGEMPLEFYHCRTSGGPWPIAWLNFFKKAIFRCDDGNTYGRFMGESVVAQLANLFSPLYFEVRQLREVMSTEQPCDLAYEFGDGLLGLQHFPQGFPKPVKHPYPFNDQVVIYIRHIGPGVLVGQAWQEGKELQQIPQKLCGEILMVKDHSANAETK from the exons ATGATCGTTATGAGTACCTCTCACATTCTTCACCCACCACCGCTGCCGCTCTGTTCTTCCTTTTCCCGGAAAACACACTTCCCCTGCAGTCGGCGCTGCGGTCTCCGTCTCACAATCTCAACAG GTTCTCAACTCTTTGTTGGTGTAAAAGCACAATTGTCAGCTTGGGATGAGAAACCATATGAGATTCTCCCAGGTGGGAAAATAAGTTACTTGGATGAAGAAGATGTAGTTTCATTCCTTGATCCTCCTAAGGAGTTGATCCCTCTTGACCCGGCTTCATACAATCCAGCTGCTTATCTTTG gaaaaaaattgaagacatACCAGAAGAAAGGCGTCAGCGGTTGCTGCAGTTGCTAAAACCAAG GCTTATTTCAAGAGCTTGGGAGATAGCTGGCACAAGATATGATGACCCTAAGTTGGCAGAGAAAAGTGCTTCAAACTTGCCATCTAACGATCATGGTGAAATGCCACTTGAGTTTTACCATTGCCGAACAAGTGGAG GTCCATGGCCCATCGCTTGGCTCAATTTCTTTAAGAAG GCTATATTTCGCTGTGATGATGGGAACACATATGGGCGGTTTATGG GTGAATCTGTGGTGGCTCAATTAGCAAATTTGTTTAGTCCACTGTACTTCGAAGTCAGACAACTCAGGGAAGTAATGTCAACAGAACAGCCCTGTGATTTGGCATATGAATTTGGGGATGGACTTTTGGGTCTCCAACATTTCCCACAAGGCTTCCCAAAACCAG TAAAACATCCTTATCCTTTCAACGATCAGGTTGTCATATATATACGTCATATTGGTCCGGGAGTCTTAGTAGGTCAAGCATGGCAAGAAGGGAAAGAACTACAACAAATACCACAAAAGTTATGCGGTGAGATTTTAATGGTGAAAGATCATTCTGCAAATGCAGAAACAAAGTGA
- the LOC123211729 gene encoding uncharacterized protein LOC123211729 isoform X2, with product MIVMSTSHILHPPPLPLCSSFSRKTHFPCSRRCGLRLTISTGSQLFVGVKAQLSAWDEKPYEILPGGKISYLDEEDVVSFLDPPKELIPLDPASYNPAAYLWKKIEDIPEERRQRLLQLLKPRLISRAWEIAGTRYDDPKLAEKSASNLPSNDHGEMPLEFYHCRTSGGPWPIAWLNFFKKAIFRCDDGNTYGRFMGHIMVLFIHYNFNVQGLKMGRVALLFEGKSCGKKEQAS from the exons ATGATCGTTATGAGTACCTCTCACATTCTTCACCCACCACCGCTGCCGCTCTGTTCTTCCTTTTCCCGGAAAACACACTTCCCCTGCAGTCGGCGCTGCGGTCTCCGTCTCACAATCTCAACAG GTTCTCAACTCTTTGTTGGTGTAAAAGCACAATTGTCAGCTTGGGATGAGAAACCATATGAGATTCTCCCAGGTGGGAAAATAAGTTACTTGGATGAAGAAGATGTAGTTTCATTCCTTGATCCTCCTAAGGAGTTGATCCCTCTTGACCCGGCTTCATACAATCCAGCTGCTTATCTTTG gaaaaaaattgaagacatACCAGAAGAAAGGCGTCAGCGGTTGCTGCAGTTGCTAAAACCAAG GCTTATTTCAAGAGCTTGGGAGATAGCTGGCACAAGATATGATGACCCTAAGTTGGCAGAGAAAAGTGCTTCAAACTTGCCATCTAACGATCATGGTGAAATGCCACTTGAGTTTTACCATTGCCGAACAAGTGGAG GTCCATGGCCCATCGCTTGGCTCAATTTCTTTAAGAAG GCTATATTTCGCTGTGATGATGGGAACACATATGGGCGGTTTATGG GACATATAATGGTGCtttttattcattacaattttaATGTCCAAGGGTTGAAGATGGGTAGAGTAGCTTTGCTTTTTGAAGGCAAGAGTTGTGGGAAAAAAGAGCAAGCATCGTGA
- the LOC123211732 gene encoding ATP synthase subunit epsilon, mitochondrial: protein MASNAAVPFWRAAGMTYVTYSNICANLVRNCLKEPHKSEAITREKVHFSISKWEDGKPQKPTIRSDSPEE from the exons ATGGCGTCAAATGCAGCAGTGCCGTTTTGGAGAGCAGCGGGGATGACATACGTAACATACTCTAACATCTGTGCGAATCTGGTGAGGAACTGCCTTAAGGAACCACATAAGAGCGAAGCCATCACTCGCGAGAAGGTTCACTTTTCAATCTCAAAGTGGGAAGACGGAAAACCCCAGAAGCCCA CTATTCGATCTGATTCACCTGAAGAATGA